In a single window of the Lebetimonas sp. JH292 genome:
- the glyQ gene encoding glycine--tRNA ligase subunit alpha translates to MIYFSDLLLKLQEFWKNKGCNIVMPYDFPSGAGTFHPATLLRSLGKGAWNVAYVAPSRRPTDGRYGENPNRLGAYYQFQVIMKPSPENIQDMYLESLEYLGLNLAEHDVRFVEDNWESPTLGAWGLGWEVWLDGMEVTQFTYFQQVGGIKTFPVPVEITYGTERLAMYLQGVDNVFDIKWNESTTYGDMHKRSEYEFSKYNFEVASVDMLFRWFEDCRNEVKKCIENNLALPAYDYTIMASHVFNVLDARKAISQTERQNYILKIRELAKMVAEKYVESENGESSESSE, encoded by the coding sequence ATGATATATTTTAGCGATTTACTTTTGAAACTTCAGGAATTCTGGAAAAACAAAGGCTGTAATATTGTAATGCCTTATGATTTTCCAAGTGGGGCCGGGACGTTTCATCCGGCAACTCTTTTAAGAAGTCTTGGAAAAGGTGCTTGGAATGTGGCATATGTGGCGCCGAGCAGAAGACCGACAGACGGAAGATACGGTGAAAATCCAAACAGGCTGGGGGCTTATTATCAGTTTCAGGTTATTATGAAACCGAGTCCTGAGAATATCCAGGATATGTATTTAGAATCTCTCGAATATTTAGGATTAAATCTTGCTGAACACGACGTAAGGTTTGTGGAGGATAACTGGGAATCACCCACACTCGGAGCATGGGGTCTCGGATGGGAAGTTTGGCTTGACGGTATGGAAGTTACCCAGTTTACATATTTTCAGCAAGTCGGGGGTATTAAAACATTTCCTGTGCCGGTTGAAATCACATATGGTACGGAAAGACTTGCAATGTATCTTCAGGGAGTTGATAATGTATTTGATATAAAATGGAATGAATCTACAACTTACGGAGATATGCACAAAAGAAGCGAATATGAATTTTCAAAATACAATTTCGAAGTGGCCAGTGTTGATATGCTTTTTAGATGGTTTGAAGACTGCAGAAATGAAGTAAAAAAATGTATAGAAAATAATTTAGCGCTTCCTGCATATGATTATACAATAATGGCCAGCCATGTGTTTAATGTGTTGGATGCGAGAAAAGCTATTTCCCAAACAGAAAGGCAAAATTACATTTTAAAAATAAGAGAGCTTGCCAAAATGGTGGCCGAGAAATATGTGGAGAGTGAAAATGGTGAAAGTAGTGAAAGTAGTGAATAG
- a CDS encoding DUF89 domain-containing protein: MKIKRDCYVCIYNQALNVTKRLYLDENKASNILRGVALILSKYDLSFTPPDIAKEVYEYIRKKLNINDPFKKEKEISIKEALNFKPLLEEKLKNSKSPLFDACKIAIAGNIIDLGVNQEYDLNKEIENIFNMNFIHNDFNKLENKLKKAKTLCYLADNAGENVFDEILIKVIKKIYPKIKVYYLVRGKPIINDITVNDLKGSEISNFAEIIDTGVDTPGFSLKYANSKSKEIFYNADLVISKGMGNFEVLFGECGREVFYLFKVKCGVVANACGCEKGDNVILKGEK; the protein is encoded by the coding sequence ATGAAAATAAAAAGAGATTGTTACGTATGTATCTATAATCAGGCTTTGAATGTCACCAAAAGACTTTATTTGGATGAAAACAAAGCAAGTAATATATTAAGGGGTGTCGCTTTGATTTTATCCAAATACGATTTATCTTTTACCCCTCCGGATATCGCTAAAGAAGTTTATGAATATATCAGAAAAAAATTAAATATAAACGACCCTTTTAAAAAAGAGAAAGAGATTTCAATAAAAGAGGCTTTAAATTTTAAGCCGCTTTTGGAAGAAAAATTAAAAAATTCCAAAAGCCCTCTTTTCGATGCCTGTAAAATCGCCATTGCGGGAAATATAATAGATTTGGGAGTAAACCAGGAGTATGATTTAAACAAAGAAATTGAAAATATTTTTAATATGAATTTTATCCATAATGATTTTAATAAATTAGAAAATAAATTAAAAAAGGCTAAAACATTGTGTTATCTGGCAGACAATGCGGGAGAAAATGTTTTTGATGAAATTTTAATCAAGGTGATTAAAAAAATATATCCAAAAATAAAAGTTTATTATTTAGTAAGAGGAAAACCTATAATTAATGATATAACCGTTAATGATTTAAAAGGCTCTGAAATCAGTAATTTTGCCGAAATTATTGATACGGGAGTGGATACTCCGGGATTTAGTTTAAAATATGCAAATTCCAAAAGCAAGGAAATATTTTATAATGCTGATTTAGTAATTAGTAAGGGAATGGGTAATTTTGAAGTTTTGTTTGGTGAATGCGGAAGGGAAGTCTTTTATCTGTTTAAAGTAAAATGCGGTGTAGTAGCAAATGCATGCGGATGTGAAAAAGGCGACAATGTAATATTGAAAGGTGAGAAATGA
- a CDS encoding glutaredoxin family protein produces the protein MAKRVVLFTAPGCVWCSRAEQFFRKNKIRFNKVDISKDPKAAKDCERHGCRGVPVILVGSRWICGFNEAAIKKELEIK, from the coding sequence ATGGCAAAAAGAGTGGTTTTATTTACGGCTCCTGGATGTGTCTGGTGCAGCAGGGCCGAACAGTTTTTTAGAAAAAATAAAATCAGGTTTAATAAAGTTGATATAAGTAAAGACCCTAAAGCGGCAAAAGACTGTGAAAGGCACGGATGCAGGGGGGTGCCCGTAATTTTGGTGGGAAGCAGATGGATTTGCGGCTTTAATGAAGCAGCTATTAAAAAGGAGCTTGAAATTAAATGA
- a CDS encoding DUF3972 domain-containing protein, which yields MKTLLTIEEFEKISGKSKKEIFSLCKEKKLKCKKSDGIIYIEAENTNQIVPLNEIEIVNSNDIAKKTLATFLNMHEKVLMSKDETIESLKDENRFLKESIYSLQEIYEEAKITIQRLQKQLEITQDELEFCRKKYKLMWGRVLKKESEK from the coding sequence ATGAAAACTCTTTTGACAATAGAAGAATTTGAAAAAATAAGCGGTAAAAGTAAAAAAGAGATTTTTTCCTTATGCAAAGAAAAAAAACTTAAATGTAAAAAAAGTGATGGTATTATTTATATAGAAGCGGAAAACACAAATCAAATAGTGCCTTTAAATGAAATAGAAATTGTAAACAGTAATGACATAGCTAAAAAAACATTGGCGACATTTCTGAATATGCATGAAAAAGTGCTTATGAGCAAAGATGAAACCATTGAATCGCTAAAAGATGAAAACAGATTTTTGAAAGAATCCATCTATTCTTTACAGGAAATTTACGAAGAAGCTAAAATTACAATTCAAAGGCTTCAAAAACAGCTTGAAATTACTCAGGATGAGCTTGAATTTTGCAGGAAAAAATATAAACTTATGTGGGGAAGAGTGCTTAAGAAAGAAAGTGAAAAATAA
- the purE gene encoding 5-(carboxyamino)imidazole ribonucleotide mutase has protein sequence MKFISVLMGSKSDYEIMREAIKVIEKFQIPYEVLITSAHRTPARTHAYVKDAEERGAKVFICGAGMAAHLAGVVASITTRPVIGVPMPSGMMDGLDALLSTVQMPGGMPVATLAVGKAGAKNAAYLALQILALSDEELNAKLEEDRIAQAKKVEMDSLEVEVKLD, from the coding sequence ATGAAATTTATAAGTGTATTAATGGGAAGTAAAAGCGATTATGAAATAATGAGAGAGGCAATAAAAGTTATAGAAAAATTTCAAATTCCTTATGAAGTGTTGATTACATCCGCCCACAGAACCCCTGCAAGGACTCATGCATATGTAAAAGATGCCGAAGAACGGGGCGCTAAAGTTTTTATATGTGGGGCGGGAATGGCCGCACATTTAGCAGGTGTTGTTGCATCAATTACAACTAGACCTGTAATCGGTGTTCCAATGCCGAGCGGAATGATGGACGGGCTTGATGCACTTCTTTCCACCGTGCAGATGCCGGGCGGTATGCCCGTTGCGACTCTTGCAGTCGGTAAAGCGGGAGCTAAAAATGCGGCGTATTTGGCTCTTCAGATTTTGGCTTTGAGTGACGAAGAGCTGAATGCAAAACTTGAAGAAGACAGAATTGCACAGGCTAAAAAAGTTGAAATGGATTCATTAGAAGTTGAGGTGAAATTAGATTAA